A genomic region of Bdellovibrionales bacterium contains the following coding sequences:
- a CDS encoding response regulator transcription factor has protein sequence MIPKSSSNTILQSSQNGKGRKIDEVLLNRVLIVEDENKLLGHLVRIISDEGFSTFTCTSFPELENILKIPIRKFDIIVLDRLLHGKDTATLVGRIKEVLPDIKILIVSAVNTPAEKAALLDFGADDYLAKPFDSDELVARVRALLRRNRSELRLGNVTLDSDKRTVKINALELALQNKEFILLRTLIRSPGKVFNKVFLYENVWEMSPDVESNVVEATVNKLRRRLEEADANISIKSMRNKGYWVEE, from the coding sequence ATGATTCCGAAGTCATCTTCCAATACAATTTTGCAATCATCTCAAAATGGAAAGGGAAGAAAAATCGACGAGGTATTGTTGAATCGTGTTCTTATAGTCGAGGATGAAAACAAGCTACTTGGACATTTGGTTCGAATAATATCTGATGAAGGATTTTCTACATTTACATGCACCTCATTTCCTGAACTCGAGAACATTCTCAAGATACCTATCAGGAAATTTGATATCATAGTTTTGGACCGACTTCTCCACGGCAAGGATACTGCGACATTAGTCGGTCGCATTAAGGAAGTGCTTCCAGACATAAAAATTTTGATTGTGTCGGCCGTCAATACTCCAGCCGAAAAAGCAGCTCTCCTCGATTTTGGCGCTGATGACTATCTCGCCAAACCCTTCGACAGTGATGAACTTGTCGCCCGTGTTCGCGCCCTCCTACGTAGAAATCGTTCAGAACTGAGATTAGGAAATGTAACTCTCGACTCAGACAAACGAACCGTTAAAATCAACGCGCTAGAATTGGCGCTTCAGAATAAAGAGTTTATCCTTCTAAGAACCTTGATTCGCTCTCCAGGAAAGGTCTTCAACAAAGTCTTTCTCTATGAGAATGTTTGGGAAATGAGCCCGGATGTTGAGAGCAACGTAGTCGAAGCCACCGTCAATAAACTTAGACGCCGCCTTGAAGAAGCTGACGCAAATATTTCGATTAAAAGCATGCGCAACAAAGGATATTGGGTTGAGGAATAG
- a CDS encoding HAMP domain-containing histidine kinase, with protein sequence MRNRFFFIILATLILAAVGINIVHVYFFKSQRLKLIDRQIAESSESLLKSREFNLSVKNISTVEEAISRALKGARIGKVFVLRDSDGKIVYQSFNVGLLKAELPIHPEWVAVETENEYVRVRNVRLQKRNLTLQVGLVLDQNFLNWEILDNRVVNYVTGIVISLFLASVIITLVLLSPLRLLIGHLKEATSNLINLKDFRPLPNRLTQYTHGFWARSDEFSGLLNVTQKLIDRINSNHKLTRSWTLQMAHELKTPLAIIRAETEAKRNTNLLPDKYTQNIIQEIQQMSDIISQFLDWAELENSQLQKDLHALRMKSVVKAVAARLDKIRPGRIQLRLDSDFSVFANPGHLDQLIANLVTNALKFSPESEKVEIVLSNHFLVVKDHGLGIPKEVKDRIGEPFNVPLLQPPQIESSARIFDRTSLHVDLSYSIHH encoded by the coding sequence TTGAGGAATAGATTTTTCTTCATCATTCTTGCAACACTCATTTTGGCGGCTGTCGGGATCAACATCGTTCACGTTTACTTCTTTAAGAGTCAGCGTCTAAAACTTATCGACAGACAGATTGCTGAAAGCTCAGAATCTCTCCTCAAATCTAGGGAATTCAATCTCTCAGTTAAAAATATTTCTACAGTGGAAGAAGCAATTTCCAGAGCTCTCAAGGGCGCTCGAATTGGAAAAGTGTTTGTTTTAAGAGACTCCGACGGTAAAATTGTTTATCAAAGCTTTAACGTTGGTCTCTTGAAAGCAGAGTTACCTATTCATCCTGAATGGGTAGCCGTAGAAACAGAAAACGAGTACGTAAGAGTCAGAAACGTACGGCTCCAAAAAAGAAATCTCACTTTGCAAGTCGGGCTTGTTCTTGATCAAAATTTTCTCAACTGGGAAATCCTGGACAATAGGGTCGTCAACTACGTTACGGGGATTGTGATCTCATTGTTCTTAGCCTCAGTGATTATTACTTTGGTGCTTCTGTCTCCATTGCGACTGCTGATAGGTCACCTTAAGGAAGCGACGTCAAATTTAATCAATTTAAAGGATTTTCGACCACTACCCAATCGACTCACCCAATATACTCATGGCTTTTGGGCGCGATCTGACGAATTCTCGGGTCTATTGAACGTCACCCAAAAGCTCATCGACCGTATTAATTCGAACCACAAGCTAACAAGATCTTGGACGTTACAGATGGCGCACGAACTCAAGACCCCCCTAGCTATCATTCGCGCAGAAACGGAAGCAAAAAGAAATACCAATCTTTTGCCAGACAAATATACTCAGAACATTATACAAGAAATTCAACAGATGTCTGATATCATCAGTCAGTTCCTAGATTGGGCAGAGCTTGAAAACTCACAGTTACAAAAGGATCTTCATGCGCTCCGTATGAAATCGGTAGTAAAAGCGGTTGCCGCCCGACTGGATAAGATTCGTCCTGGTCGCATTCAACTTCGCCTCGATTCTGATTTTTCTGTATTTGCCAACCCAGGACACCTAGATCAGCTCATTGCGAATCTTGTAACAAACGCTCTTAAATTTTCTCCAGAATCAGAAAAAGTTGAGATTGTTCTCTCAAATCATTTCCTGGTAGTTAAAGACCATGGTTTAGGTATCCCCAAGGAGGTAAAAGATAGAATTGGCGAACCATTCAATGTCCCTCTGCTACAGCCACCGCAGATTGAGAGTAGCGCCAGGATTTTTGACCGGACTTCTCTTCATGTGGATCTTTCTTACTCGATTCATCATTGA
- a CDS encoding sodium:calcium antiporter translates to MAFVLFQSILSALAIVIAGSFLTKFADKISEATGWGRMFVGGLLLAGATSLPELMVDLQAVRLDLPDIAVGDLLGSSLFNLLILAVLDFAFPSAFRRTAFSPQFLHHSLAAVLTIVLTAIVGIGIASRLETSFFGVSVFSWAVAIVYLYGLRLIFREGSENSSQLLASVPFNCAQDGLMQELPGNPKYRPLILAFSGYVASALVILVAAPHLVGASDEIASFSGLGHTFIGTTLVALATSLPELVSTLAAFRMGVPDLALGNIFGSNAFNMILFVPLDFMYAKVLFSSVRSIHAVTALSVVVATGIAVMGQLYRKKERSRLAEPSSEVVVVVILLFLVLLYSLKSA, encoded by the coding sequence ATGGCTTTTGTTTTATTTCAGTCTATTTTATCTGCGCTCGCAATTGTCATTGCGGGCTCTTTTCTGACCAAGTTCGCCGATAAAATTTCAGAGGCGACTGGTTGGGGCAGAATGTTTGTGGGGGGACTGCTGCTTGCTGGTGCCACATCCTTGCCCGAGCTAATGGTTGATCTTCAAGCTGTTCGACTCGACCTTCCAGATATTGCCGTTGGAGATCTTCTTGGAAGTAGTCTTTTCAATTTACTTATTCTCGCGGTATTGGATTTTGCGTTTCCATCGGCGTTCAGACGGACCGCATTTTCGCCTCAGTTTTTGCATCACTCTCTGGCGGCGGTGCTTACCATTGTTTTGACAGCGATCGTGGGCATTGGGATTGCGTCCAGACTTGAAACTTCATTTTTTGGGGTCAGTGTATTTTCTTGGGCTGTAGCAATTGTGTACTTGTATGGTTTAAGGCTTATATTTCGTGAGGGAAGTGAGAATTCCAGTCAATTACTTGCTTCTGTGCCATTCAATTGCGCGCAAGATGGGCTCATGCAAGAATTACCGGGAAATCCTAAGTATCGGCCTTTGATACTTGCATTTTCAGGTTACGTCGCTTCGGCATTGGTTATCTTGGTGGCGGCCCCACACTTGGTGGGGGCTTCAGATGAAATCGCCAGTTTTTCTGGCTTGGGGCACACATTTATCGGGACAACCCTCGTCGCACTCGCCACTTCTCTGCCCGAGTTGGTCTCCACTCTGGCGGCATTTCGCATGGGCGTACCAGATTTAGCCTTGGGAAATATTTTTGGTAGCAATGCGTTCAATATGATTTTATTTGTGCCGCTGGATTTCATGTATGCCAAAGTGCTGTTTAGTTCTGTAAGAAGTATACATGCAGTGACAGCTTTGAGTGTGGTCGTTGCAACTGGTATTGCGGTTATGGGTCAGCTCTATAGGAAAAAGGAACGATCTCGTCTTGCTGAACCAAGTTCAGAGGTAGTCGTGGTGGTGATCTTGTTGTTTTTGGTTTTGCTGTATAGTCTGAAGTCTGCTTGA
- a CDS encoding rod shape-determining protein, with protein sequence MRNEFYIDLGTANTLIYGKGRGFVLNEPSVLAFTESFSRRRSVFALGRSAKKMIGKTPPSISIVRPLKEGAIADFESTAEMLTIYIQRIRDQLFWFKPRLIISLPCRVTKFEKQAVEETGYSLGARKVHLIDEPVAAAIGAGLQVLGKRAQMIVDIGGGTTEIAVIAMGGMVVSNAIRIGADKLDSEIIDHLQTRYHFSVGEQTAEFIKLEIANADLDQGENYSCEVGGIDLQSGLPRKISLTSKMIQDPVDRYVKQIIGAIRFTLSVCPPEVSGDISTSGIVLAGGGALLFGLNSKLTAALGISVRTAKDPLLSVAFGGAKALEDSKLFDIVERSQ encoded by the coding sequence ATGAGAAACGAATTTTACATCGACCTTGGCACTGCGAACACGCTCATTTACGGCAAAGGACGTGGTTTTGTACTCAATGAACCCTCTGTGTTGGCTTTCACGGAATCATTTTCTCGTCGCCGAAGTGTTTTCGCCCTTGGTAGATCTGCAAAGAAAATGATTGGAAAAACTCCCCCTAGCATTTCAATCGTTCGCCCCTTAAAAGAAGGCGCAATCGCAGACTTCGAAAGTACTGCGGAGATGCTGACCATATATATCCAGAGGATTCGAGACCAACTTTTTTGGTTCAAGCCAAGATTAATTATTTCTCTCCCTTGTCGTGTCACAAAGTTCGAAAAGCAGGCCGTCGAGGAAACAGGGTATAGTCTTGGCGCAAGAAAGGTTCATTTGATAGACGAACCAGTCGCTGCTGCAATTGGAGCAGGATTGCAAGTACTGGGTAAACGAGCCCAAATGATTGTCGATATTGGAGGAGGTACGACAGAAATTGCGGTTATTGCTATGGGTGGAATGGTGGTTTCAAATGCAATACGTATCGGCGCGGATAAATTGGACAGTGAAATCATTGATCATCTGCAGACTCGGTACCATTTCTCAGTTGGAGAGCAGACAGCCGAATTCATTAAACTGGAGATTGCAAACGCGGATTTAGACCAAGGTGAAAATTATTCCTGTGAGGTCGGTGGCATTGATCTGCAGTCAGGGCTGCCACGGAAAATCAGCCTGACTAGTAAAATGATTCAAGACCCAGTCGATAGATACGTGAAACAGATTATAGGGGCGATACGCTTTACCCTCTCTGTCTGCCCGCCAGAAGTGTCTGGCGATATTTCAACCAGCGGAATTGTTTTAGCGGGAGGGGGAGCCCTTCTGTTTGGTCTGAACTCAAAATTGACCGCCGCACTTGGTATCTCAGTGAGAACTGCAAAAGACCCATTGCTTTCGGTGGCCTTCGGTGGCGCAAAGGCACTTGAAGACTCTAAGCTGTTTGACATTGTCGAGCGCTCTCAATAG
- a CDS encoding HAMP domain-containing histidine kinase, with amino-acid sequence MRKRFFFVVLAFLVGSISVVSVLEFLFFENEKMRLLDLRLETIASTLIASGLSVSLVENLETTDDLIHDLLGEERVDQIINIYNFEGQLLAQNFTGSELPLKFNSKDRWSTESIKGRSVRVFNFPSGGIIIQVGMVLDPTLMSWWSTVSLRLAIFMFLILILLVLVAYYSSEVLFFPLRQLTRDLRSMSVQLDRKIGRPLSGFVVGPQLKILSRGNKRTKDEFELLCVEITGFLGKLETYTRSFNAQTAILTHELKTPLTILRNYLSDLNLSNDLDQVRQFGSQALAEIDRLTKLINDFLQWSVLSSNPNQPDEIYAIKLREVAVKVVDDFNRLYKGRVELVVVSDVTVFALPDHVHQLLTNLMSNALKYSQESVVCRVEKDKLLVLDKGAGIPNSVLESLGSPFNRGQGVEAGAFSSGLGLAWVNSLCEKYGWLLKIESSSGGTGVSVQFS; translated from the coding sequence ATGAGAAAAAGATTCTTTTTTGTAGTTCTCGCTTTTTTGGTGGGATCAATTTCTGTTGTTTCTGTTCTTGAATTTTTATTTTTCGAAAATGAAAAGATGCGTTTATTGGACCTGCGCCTCGAAACCATAGCCTCGACTCTGATTGCCTCCGGATTGTCAGTGAGTTTGGTTGAAAATCTCGAAACAACTGATGATCTGATTCATGATCTTTTGGGCGAGGAGAGAGTTGATCAAATTATTAATATTTACAATTTTGAAGGTCAACTTTTGGCTCAAAACTTCACTGGATCTGAATTGCCGCTAAAATTTAATAGCAAGGATCGATGGAGCACAGAGTCTATCAAAGGCCGAAGTGTGCGAGTTTTTAATTTTCCGAGTGGAGGAATCATAATTCAAGTGGGCATGGTTCTTGATCCGACGCTCATGAGTTGGTGGAGCACGGTTAGCCTTCGCTTGGCCATTTTCATGTTCTTAATTTTGATTCTATTGGTTCTTGTCGCTTATTACAGCTCTGAGGTTCTCTTTTTTCCGTTGCGTCAACTAACTAGGGATTTGCGGTCAATGTCAGTTCAATTGGACCGGAAAATTGGGCGGCCTCTCTCTGGATTCGTTGTGGGGCCTCAGCTAAAAATCCTTTCACGAGGAAACAAAAGGACGAAGGACGAATTTGAACTCTTATGCGTGGAGATCACCGGATTTTTGGGAAAATTGGAGACCTACACTCGATCTTTCAATGCGCAAACGGCGATACTCACCCATGAATTGAAAACTCCACTCACCATTTTGAGGAACTATCTGAGTGATTTGAATCTATCGAATGATCTTGATCAGGTTCGCCAATTTGGAAGTCAGGCTCTCGCCGAGATTGATCGTTTGACTAAGTTAATAAATGATTTTTTACAGTGGAGCGTATTAAGCTCCAATCCTAATCAACCTGACGAAATTTATGCGATAAAACTTCGTGAAGTGGCGGTGAAAGTTGTTGATGACTTCAACCGTCTGTACAAGGGTCGTGTGGAGCTGGTGGTTGTGAGCGATGTTACTGTTTTTGCTCTGCCAGACCACGTTCATCAATTGCTGACCAATTTAATGAGCAATGCTTTAAAGTACTCTCAGGAGTCTGTTGTTTGTAGGGTCGAGAAGGACAAACTTCTGGTTCTAGACAAGGGAGCCGGAATTCCAAATAGTGTTCTTGAGTCCTTGGGAAGTCCCTTCAACCGAGGGCAAGGGGTAGAAGCAGGAGCTTTCAGTTCGGGGCTTGGTCTTGCTTGGGTCAATTCTCTTTGCGAAAAATATGGTTGGTTGTTGAAGATTGAATCTTCATCAGGCGGCACAGGCGTGTCAGTTCAGTTTTCTTGA
- a CDS encoding response regulator transcription factor — MRFDEFMLLLLIEDDPRLSQYLTQALGREAYQVEACSSVGEVEAFMATDTEPPLVVILDRMLGRQDGATLIEKLKARFPEAGILVLSSLDTPSEKARIIDAGADEYLSKPFSLEELSARLRLVIRRSNGVRAVDASLRVLGNLFIDLKTQNATVGPAKIDLTRKEFQLLSLFMDHPGRVYNRFQILDRVWEIDRTTESNVVESTIKTLRRKLEACGSSARIESKRNFGYWIEE; from the coding sequence ATGAGATTTGACGAGTTTATGCTTCTCCTGTTGATTGAAGATGATCCACGACTCTCTCAATATTTGACTCAGGCGCTCGGGCGCGAGGCTTACCAGGTGGAAGCTTGTTCTTCGGTTGGAGAGGTCGAGGCTTTTATGGCCACCGATACTGAACCTCCCCTTGTTGTTATTTTGGATCGAATGTTAGGCCGTCAGGATGGTGCTACTCTGATAGAGAAACTGAAGGCTCGGTTTCCGGAGGCGGGTATCTTGGTTCTTTCCTCACTCGACACGCCGTCCGAAAAGGCCCGGATTATTGATGCGGGTGCAGATGAATACTTGTCAAAACCTTTTTCTTTGGAGGAACTTTCCGCGAGGCTTCGACTTGTGATTCGTCGTTCCAATGGCGTTCGTGCGGTAGATGCGAGCCTTCGCGTGTTGGGCAATTTGTTCATAGATTTAAAAACTCAAAATGCCACGGTCGGGCCGGCTAAGATAGATCTGACCCGAAAGGAATTTCAACTTTTAAGTCTATTCATGGATCATCCGGGTAGAGTCTACAATCGTTTTCAGATTCTGGACAGAGTTTGGGAAATTGATAGGACGACAGAATCAAATGTCGTGGAAAGTACAATCAAAACCTTAAGACGAAAACTGGAGGCCTGTGGTAGTTCAGCGCGGATAGAAAGCAAGAGAAATTTTGGATATTGGATTGAAGAATAA
- a CDS encoding TerC family protein, protein MSSLTPGISVAPPWLWGSFVAGVLILLIIDLSLFNRNHQKISPKAALIEGFIWVAIALFFNFWFASAFGKELGVQFLTGYLVEKSLSVDNLFVILLVFRSFRIPEAYQHRVLFFGVLGAIVLRAIFIILGAHLVNAFHWVLYLFGLVLVVTAIKFMRDTDDEINATENWSIRFLKRFIPTTSQTKTHHFFVKESGKLKATPLFLSLVVIEVTDLVFAVDSIPAVFAVTQDAFVAFGSNILAILGLRALYFVLADWVTRLRYLKPGLAATLGFIGTKMLLMDLIKIPSWISLLVIISILATAGLSSWYVSKIEERQKEKKDPFSN, encoded by the coding sequence ATGAGCTCACTCACACCAGGCATCTCAGTGGCACCTCCCTGGCTATGGGGTTCCTTTGTCGCAGGAGTCCTTATTCTCCTGATAATAGACCTGAGTCTTTTTAATCGAAATCATCAAAAAATTAGCCCTAAAGCGGCCCTCATAGAGGGATTCATTTGGGTTGCGATCGCACTTTTCTTCAATTTTTGGTTCGCCTCTGCTTTTGGAAAAGAGCTGGGCGTTCAATTCCTGACTGGATATCTCGTTGAGAAAAGTTTAAGTGTTGACAACCTTTTTGTTATTCTATTGGTGTTTCGATCATTTCGAATACCGGAGGCCTATCAACATCGAGTTCTCTTTTTTGGAGTTTTGGGCGCTATTGTCCTCAGGGCCATCTTTATCATTCTAGGCGCCCATCTTGTAAATGCGTTTCATTGGGTGCTCTATCTTTTTGGCCTTGTTCTTGTGGTGACCGCAATCAAGTTCATGCGGGATACCGATGATGAAATCAATGCCACCGAAAATTGGTCCATTCGCTTTCTGAAACGCTTCATTCCAACAACCTCACAAACTAAAACGCACCACTTCTTTGTGAAAGAGAGCGGGAAATTGAAGGCAACACCTCTCTTTCTTTCTCTCGTCGTTATTGAGGTGACTGACCTCGTCTTTGCTGTGGACTCGATACCTGCAGTTTTTGCTGTCACTCAAGATGCCTTTGTCGCTTTTGGATCAAATATTTTGGCGATTCTTGGATTAAGAGCACTTTACTTTGTTCTCGCAGACTGGGTCACAAGGTTAAGATATCTGAAGCCAGGCCTTGCGGCTACTTTGGGATTCATTGGCACTAAAATGCTACTGATGGATCTGATAAAAATCCCAAGTTGGATTTCGCTACTCGTAATCATATCAATTTTGGCCACCGCTGGCCTGAGTTCCTGGTATGTTTCAAAAATTGAGGAACGTCAAAAGGAAAAAAAAGATCCCTTTTCGAATTGA
- a CDS encoding acyltransferase produces the protein MAKLKRISLGTLCLVIFVLNTIIFGGLICIFIPFKLLFATQNLRHWVSAKMVHLAEKWISVNSLFMSKVHHIQWDVSGIENLSFDRSYLISANHQSWVDIPVLQEIFNQRIPFIRFFLKSQLLYVPILGGAWWALDFPFMKRHSRQYLSRHPEKRGEDFKTIRKTCAKFKDTPTSILNFLEGTRFTKTKHEDQKSNYQNLLNPKVGGLAFVLNVMGEQFDSLLDVTICYPNQTPNLWDFLSGNVQNIKVRVERWPIPPEVTSSHHLKSEKNRKLMHDWIKEIWENKDRQLTLMTK, from the coding sequence ATGGCTAAACTCAAGCGTATTTCTTTGGGCACTCTGTGCCTTGTTATATTTGTCTTAAACACAATCATATTCGGCGGCCTCATCTGCATCTTCATCCCCTTTAAACTTCTTTTTGCCACACAAAATTTGAGGCATTGGGTGTCCGCAAAAATGGTTCACCTTGCCGAGAAATGGATCAGTGTCAACTCGTTGTTTATGAGCAAAGTTCACCATATTCAATGGGATGTCTCGGGAATAGAGAATCTCAGTTTCGACAGATCTTACCTGATCAGTGCAAATCACCAGTCTTGGGTCGATATTCCCGTTCTCCAGGAGATTTTCAATCAACGGATCCCCTTCATACGGTTCTTTCTCAAGAGTCAACTCCTCTATGTTCCAATTCTGGGCGGAGCCTGGTGGGCTCTCGATTTTCCTTTTATGAAAAGACACTCTCGTCAGTATCTATCTCGACATCCCGAAAAGCGGGGCGAGGATTTTAAGACAATCCGAAAAACTTGCGCAAAATTTAAGGATACACCGACCTCGATTTTGAATTTTCTTGAGGGAACAAGATTCACTAAGACTAAGCATGAAGACCAGAAGTCCAACTATCAGAATCTTCTGAATCCAAAAGTGGGGGGACTCGCATTTGTGTTGAACGTCATGGGAGAGCAGTTTGATTCGCTTCTTGACGTGACAATATGTTACCCAAATCAGACCCCTAATCTCTGGGATTTTCTTTCAGGTAATGTTCAAAATATTAAAGTTAGAGTGGAGCGGTGGCCAATTCCTCCAGAAGTGACGAGCTCTCATCATTTGAAATCCGAGAAAAATCGAAAGCTGATGCACGATTGGATCAAGGAAATTTGGGAAAACAAGGATCGCCAGCTCACATTGATGACCAAGTAA
- a CDS encoding putative porin, which yields MKMTKILCAAFFFPLSFGAFVTFALEATSSVKLKGDLRFRNELIKVANKKDRLRQRIRGRLGFESNANESVEVGGQLATSEANKATSTNATFGGSESAGMKKDLAYIDTFYFKWKASEALSVTGGKFNNPFYRSGGSEMIWDSDLTPEGLVLAYSCQCSESFGWFAKGGGLWSKEYDQEADEVLGAAQIGAKAKMGDYDLTIGSSYYDFAQTDKAPGGPTYGGPYTTIPANIEGYQLLNLFFDVSLYLGDHPVLFYLDYVSNQKADDENTGYTLGLRYNKAKEVGSWDIELYHRKLQPNAVIADISDGDVGSSDVEATRFMANYMLAQNSVSRVSFLTNQLNASTGTKTRSDTVQLDFVFGF from the coding sequence ATGAAAATGACAAAGATTCTGTGCGCTGCCTTTTTCTTTCCTCTTTCTTTTGGGGCTTTTGTTACGTTTGCTCTCGAAGCAACTTCCAGTGTCAAATTGAAGGGCGATCTTCGATTTCGAAATGAACTGATCAAAGTGGCAAACAAAAAGGATCGCTTGCGGCAGAGAATCCGAGGGCGCCTCGGATTTGAATCTAATGCCAATGAGTCCGTCGAAGTGGGTGGCCAATTGGCAACAAGCGAAGCCAATAAGGCAACTTCTACAAACGCGACCTTTGGTGGATCAGAAAGTGCCGGGATGAAAAAAGATCTCGCTTACATCGATACATTTTACTTTAAATGGAAAGCATCTGAAGCTCTTTCTGTGACGGGCGGAAAGTTCAACAATCCTTTTTACAGATCCGGAGGAAGCGAGATGATCTGGGACAGTGATCTCACTCCAGAAGGATTGGTCTTGGCTTATTCCTGCCAATGTTCGGAATCTTTTGGCTGGTTTGCGAAGGGCGGCGGTCTTTGGTCAAAAGAATACGACCAAGAAGCAGATGAAGTCCTGGGTGCGGCGCAAATTGGAGCCAAAGCAAAAATGGGGGATTATGATCTCACCATAGGTTCTTCTTACTACGATTTTGCTCAGACGGACAAAGCCCCAGGAGGCCCCACATACGGTGGACCATACACCACCATCCCGGCTAACATTGAGGGATATCAGCTCTTAAATCTATTTTTTGATGTGAGTCTGTACTTGGGCGACCATCCTGTTCTTTTTTACCTTGATTATGTTTCCAACCAAAAGGCAGACGACGAGAACACTGGGTACACTTTGGGATTGAGGTACAACAAGGCAAAGGAAGTCGGATCCTGGGATATCGAACTTTACCATCGCAAGCTCCAACCGAACGCAGTGATCGCCGACATTTCAGACGGGGACGTTGGTTCCAGCGATGTTGAAGCCACTCGCTTCATGGCAAATTACATGCTGGCTCAGAATTCTGTGTCTCGCGTTTCGTTCCTGACCAATCAATTAAACGCAAGTACAGGTACGAAAACCAGATCTGATACCGTTCAGTTGGATTTTGTTTTTGGTTTTTAA
- a CDS encoding LysR family transcriptional regulator — protein MIPTSTELKYFIEVYQTKHVTRASLRLGVTQPTLTQAIKNIELKIGSPLFHRSKQGVHPTKFAVQFYADVMKLKGCWDAIKYDLDKGVNEIEGVFTIGCHQSVAAYVAPPLLKNIDLEHPNLSLRFVHDFSRKIIERIVAYEVDIGFVVNPFKHPDLVFKKIGDDRVAFWRKKLTPHLPRRIFADGQREEIEKLLGSTFKKHFQGWKIVDTSSLEVVRTLTAEGLGVGVIPERVACADSLDLEIYDRKFPVRPDEIYLVYRKEVMASKAAKELLRLAAVKI, from the coding sequence ATGATACCAACATCCACTGAATTGAAATATTTTATTGAGGTTTACCAAACAAAGCATGTGACAAGAGCGTCTCTTCGGCTTGGCGTTACACAACCTACGCTGACACAGGCCATTAAAAATATCGAACTAAAAATTGGATCGCCATTATTTCACAGATCAAAACAGGGTGTTCATCCTACAAAATTTGCTGTCCAGTTTTATGCAGACGTTATGAAACTAAAAGGCTGCTGGGATGCCATCAAATATGATCTTGATAAGGGCGTTAATGAGATCGAGGGGGTTTTTACAATCGGTTGTCATCAGAGCGTTGCTGCGTACGTAGCGCCACCATTGCTTAAAAATATTGATTTGGAGCACCCGAATCTTTCGCTACGGTTTGTCCATGATTTCTCGAGAAAAATTATTGAAAGGATTGTAGCATACGAAGTTGATATCGGCTTCGTCGTTAATCCCTTTAAACATCCTGATTTAGTTTTTAAAAAAATTGGTGACGACAGAGTAGCCTTTTGGAGAAAAAAATTAACCCCTCATCTGCCCAGGAGAATATTTGCAGATGGCCAAAGAGAGGAAATCGAAAAACTTCTTGGCTCGACCTTCAAAAAGCACTTTCAGGGTTGGAAAATCGTAGACACATCCAGCCTAGAGGTTGTGCGAACATTAACAGCGGAAGGTCTTGGGGTTGGCGTAATCCCTGAACGAGTTGCATGTGCAGACTCCCTTGATCTAGAGATTTATGATCGAAAGTTTCCCGTTAGGCCTGATGAAATCTACTTGGTATACCGAAAAGAAGTTATGGCTTCCAAGGCCGCGAAGGAACTTCTAAGACTTGCGGCGGTCAAAATTTGA